The proteins below are encoded in one region of Sphingobium yanoikuyae:
- the argJ gene encoding bifunctional glutamate N-acetyltransferase/amino-acid acetyltransferase ArgJ, with product MTDRSPLAPTAFPALPAIAGVTLRVAKARYKNWDRCDLTYVELDAGTAVAGVTTQSKCPSPEVEWCRDAIPMGQARAVVVNAGNANAFTGHRGRAAVEAIAAKVANHLSCQPSNVFVSSTGVIGVPLPIDKAEAGLEAAFTAAPCGWEDAANTIGTTDTYAKGAHVSAMIGDTRVDLVGIIKGSGMIAPDMATMLGYIFTDAAIDPVLLQQMLSAANKRTFSCITVDSDTSTSDTVLAFATGKAGNAPLASMEDAGADAFAAALSDLCRQLAHLVVRDGEGASKFIEITVEGAESDASAHRIALSIANSPLVKTAIAGEDANWGRVVMAVGKAGEPAERDKLAIRFGTTQVAAGGLALDGYDEAPVAAHLKGQDIVIGVDIGLGEGRATVWTCDLTHGYISINADYRS from the coding sequence ATGACCGACCGCTCCCCCCTCGCCCCCACCGCCTTCCCCGCCCTGCCCGCCATTGCTGGCGTGACATTGCGTGTCGCAAAGGCGCGATACAAGAATTGGGACCGGTGCGACCTCACCTATGTCGAGCTGGACGCGGGTACGGCGGTCGCCGGCGTGACGACGCAGAGCAAATGCCCCTCGCCAGAGGTCGAATGGTGCCGCGACGCCATCCCGATGGGCCAGGCCCGCGCCGTCGTCGTCAATGCCGGCAACGCAAACGCCTTCACCGGCCATCGCGGCCGCGCCGCTGTCGAGGCGATCGCGGCCAAGGTGGCCAATCACCTTTCGTGCCAGCCCTCCAATGTCTTCGTCTCTTCGACCGGCGTGATCGGCGTGCCGCTGCCGATCGACAAGGCCGAGGCGGGCCTGGAAGCGGCCTTCACCGCCGCGCCCTGCGGCTGGGAGGATGCGGCAAACACCATCGGCACGACCGACACCTATGCCAAGGGTGCCCATGTCTCGGCGATGATCGGCGACACCCGCGTCGATCTGGTCGGCATCATCAAGGGGTCAGGCATGATCGCGCCCGACATGGCGACGATGCTCGGCTATATCTTTACCGACGCCGCGATCGATCCGGTGCTGCTGCAGCAGATGCTGTCGGCTGCCAACAAGCGGACATTCTCCTGCATCACGGTCGACAGCGACACCTCGACCAGCGACACGGTGCTGGCCTTCGCCACCGGCAAGGCCGGCAATGCCCCGCTCGCGTCGATGGAAGATGCCGGCGCCGACGCCTTCGCCGCCGCGCTCTCCGACCTCTGCCGCCAACTCGCCCATCTGGTCGTGCGCGACGGCGAAGGTGCCAGCAAGTTCATCGAAATCACGGTCGAGGGCGCGGAAAGCGACGCCAGCGCCCATCGCATTGCCCTTTCGATCGCCAATTCGCCGCTGGTGAAGACCGCGATCGCCGGCGAGGACGCCAATTGGGGTCGCGTCGTCATGGCCGTCGGCAAGGCGGGCGAGCCAGCCGAGCGCGACAAGCTCGCCATCCGTTTCGGCACGACCCAGGTGGCGGCTGGCGGCCTGGCACTCGACGGCTATGACGAGGCGCCGGTGGCCGCCCATCTCAAGGGCCAGGATATCGTCATCGGCGTCGATATCGGCCTGGGCGAAGGCCGCGCCACGGTGTGGACCTGCGACCTGACCCACGGCTATATCTCGATCAACGCGGACTATCGCAGCTAA
- the secA gene encoding preprotein translocase subunit SecA, giving the protein MFGALAKSIFGSSNERYVKSLGKVIDQIAAFEPTIQAMSDDELVNQTARFRERLANGETLDGLLPEAFATVREASVRVLGMRHFDVQMIGGIVLHRGEIAEMRTGEGKTLVATLATYLNALEGKGVHVVTVNDYLASRDCEWMGQVYRFLGLTTGVIVPNLSEDQRREAYNADITYATNNELGFDYLRDNMKFDRGAMVQRPFNHAIVDEVDSILIDEARTPLIISGPTDDKSELYVAVDAIVKQLVEEDYEKDEKQRTITLTEDGTEKIERLLEAAGLLQGNNLYDFENTQVVHHVNQALRAVVMFRRDIDYIVKDGKVVIIDEFTGRMMDGRRWSDGLHQAVEAKEGVQIEPENQTLASITFQNYFRMYPKISGMTGTASTEATEFYEIYKMNVVTIPTNRPVQRVDEEDTFYKNLEDKFRGIARTIKEHAEKGQPVLVGTVSIEKSEMLSEFLNQEGVKHAVLNARFHESEAHIVAQAGRKGAVTIATNMAGRGTDIKLGGNLEMRVEDELRDMPEGPEREAAIARIEVEIEAEKQEVLAAGGLFVLATERHESRRIDNQLRGRSGRQGDPGLSRFYLSLDDDLMRIFGPDTMFAKMIRSNLEDGEALPPSKWLSKAIETAQRKVEARNYDIRKQVVEYDDVMNDQRKVIYEQRSDIMDAETVDDVVTDMRHETVNDLVGASCPPGTYPEQWDMERLKLRTAEVLGLEPDFDAWLAEDAVDPEMIEERLAGLADAAIAEKTQEVEATDWHMIEKSIMLQSLDHHWKEHLSTLDALRQVVHLRAYAQKTPINEYKQEAFALFERMLENIREDVTSSIARVQFRMEAPQPQFDLPVLPDFITTHIDPFSGEDNSADIDGSQLAGITTTIPRAPVDNVAPGEFANLDISRNALCPCGSGQKYKHCHGALS; this is encoded by the coding sequence ATGTTCGGCGCACTCGCCAAGTCTATCTTCGGATCGTCCAACGAACGTTATGTGAAATCGCTGGGCAAGGTCATCGACCAGATCGCCGCCTTCGAACCGACGATCCAGGCGATGAGCGATGATGAACTGGTGAACCAGACGGCGCGCTTCCGTGAGCGCCTGGCCAATGGCGAGACGCTGGACGGCCTGCTGCCCGAAGCCTTTGCGACCGTCCGCGAAGCGTCGGTCCGCGTGCTGGGCATGCGTCACTTCGACGTCCAGATGATCGGCGGCATCGTCCTGCATCGCGGCGAGATCGCCGAAATGCGCACCGGCGAAGGCAAGACGCTGGTGGCGACGCTCGCCACCTATCTGAACGCGCTTGAAGGCAAGGGCGTCCATGTCGTCACCGTGAATGACTATCTGGCCAGCCGTGACTGCGAATGGATGGGTCAGGTCTATCGCTTCTTGGGCCTCACCACCGGCGTGATCGTGCCCAACCTGTCGGAAGATCAGCGCCGCGAGGCCTATAATGCCGACATCACCTATGCGACCAACAATGAACTCGGCTTCGATTATCTGCGCGATAACATGAAGTTCGATCGCGGTGCGATGGTCCAGCGCCCGTTCAACCATGCGATCGTCGACGAAGTCGATTCGATCCTGATCGACGAGGCGCGCACGCCGCTGATCATTTCCGGTCCGACCGACGACAAGTCGGAGCTGTATGTCGCGGTCGACGCGATCGTGAAGCAGCTGGTCGAGGAGGATTATGAGAAGGACGAGAAGCAGCGCACGATCACGCTGACCGAAGACGGCACCGAGAAGATCGAGCGCCTGCTGGAGGCCGCCGGCCTGCTCCAGGGCAATAATCTCTACGATTTCGAAAACACCCAGGTCGTCCATCACGTCAACCAGGCGCTGCGCGCGGTGGTGATGTTCCGCCGCGACATCGACTATATCGTCAAGGACGGCAAGGTCGTCATCATTGACGAATTCACCGGCCGCATGATGGATGGCCGCCGCTGGTCGGACGGTCTGCACCAGGCGGTGGAAGCCAAGGAAGGCGTCCAGATCGAGCCGGAAAACCAGACGCTGGCGTCGATCACCTTCCAGAATTATTTCCGCATGTACCCCAAGATTTCGGGCATGACCGGCACCGCATCGACCGAGGCGACCGAATTCTACGAAATCTACAAGATGAACGTCGTCACCATCCCGACCAACCGGCCGGTACAGCGCGTCGACGAGGAAGATACGTTCTACAAGAATCTGGAAGACAAGTTCCGGGGCATCGCGCGCACCATCAAGGAACATGCCGAAAAGGGTCAGCCGGTGCTGGTCGGCACCGTGTCGATCGAAAAGTCGGAAATGCTGTCGGAATTCCTCAATCAGGAAGGCGTCAAGCATGCGGTCCTGAACGCCCGCTTCCACGAGAGTGAAGCCCATATCGTTGCCCAGGCAGGCCGCAAGGGCGCGGTGACGATCGCCACCAACATGGCTGGCCGCGGCACCGACATCAAGCTGGGCGGCAATCTGGAGATGCGGGTCGAGGACGAACTGCGTGATATGCCGGAAGGCCCCGAGCGCGAGGCGGCGATCGCCCGCATCGAGGTCGAGATCGAGGCGGAGAAGCAGGAAGTGCTGGCGGCCGGCGGCCTGTTCGTGCTGGCGACCGAGCGGCACGAAAGCCGTCGTATCGACAATCAGCTGCGCGGCCGTTCGGGCCGTCAGGGCGATCCCGGCCTGTCGCGATTCTACCTCAGCCTCGACGATGACCTGATGCGCATCTTCGGCCCGGACACGATGTTCGCCAAGATGATCCGCTCCAACCTGGAGGATGGCGAGGCGCTGCCCCCGTCCAAGTGGCTGAGCAAGGCGATCGAGACCGCCCAGCGCAAGGTCGAGGCCCGCAACTACGACATCCGCAAGCAGGTCGTCGAATATGACGATGTCATGAACGACCAGCGCAAGGTGATCTACGAGCAGCGCAGCGACATCATGGACGCCGAAACGGTGGACGATGTCGTCACCGACATGCGCCATGAAACGGTCAATGACCTGGTCGGCGCATCCTGCCCGCCGGGCACCTATCCCGAACAATGGGATATGGAGCGGCTGAAGCTGCGCACGGCCGAAGTGCTGGGTCTGGAGCCTGATTTCGACGCCTGGCTGGCTGAAGACGCCGTCGATCCGGAAATGATCGAGGAGCGGCTTGCCGGCCTGGCCGACGCGGCCATTGCCGAGAAGACGCAGGAAGTCGAAGCGACCGACTGGCATATGATCGAGAAGAGCATCATGCTCCAGAGTCTTGACCATCACTGGAAGGAGCATCTGTCGACGCTCGACGCGCTGCGCCAGGTGGTGCATCTGCGCGCCTATGCGCAGAAGACACCGATCAACGAATATAAGCAGGAAGCCTTCGCCCTGTTCGAGCGCATGCTGGAAAATATCCGAGAGGATGTGACCAGCTCGATCGCGCGGGTGCAGTTCCGCATGGAAGCGCCGCAGCCGCAGTTCGACCTGCCGGTGCTGCCGGACTTCATCACCACCCATATCGATCCCTTCTCGGGCGAGGATAACAGCGCGGATATCGATGGCAGCCAACTGGCGGGCATCACCACCACCATCCCGCGCGCGCCGGTGGACAATGTCGCGCCGGGCGAGTTCGCCAATCTCGACATCAGCCGCAATGCGCTTTGCCCCTGCGGTTCGGGCCAGAAATACAAGCATTGCCATGGTGCGCTGAGCTGA
- a CDS encoding inositol monophosphatase family protein, which translates to MMVELHDPVVALMRQVGRDIVMPRYQNLAAEEISEKAANDFVTIADKESEIRLAEGLASILPEAGVIGEEACAADPSILDRAGDGLNWIIDPIDGTGNFASGKPPFGIMIALADNGATLAGWILDPLTGRLCHATLGGGSHVDGERIMAKESSGDLPIAAISTIFMEAEERAEMERKSQAIFTMVDIPRCAAEQYPRLVLGQNDVSIFARVLPWDHAAGTLFVNEAGGCCQRLDGSAYRVGEQRRGLMGASSPRLWDLAAKTYYA; encoded by the coding sequence ATGATGGTGGAACTGCATGATCCCGTCGTCGCGCTGATGCGGCAGGTGGGGCGCGACATCGTCATGCCCCGCTACCAGAATCTGGCAGCGGAAGAGATTAGCGAGAAGGCGGCGAACGACTTCGTCACCATCGCCGACAAGGAAAGCGAAATCCGGCTGGCCGAAGGGCTGGCCTCGATCCTGCCCGAAGCCGGCGTTATCGGCGAAGAGGCCTGCGCGGCCGACCCATCAATCCTCGACCGCGCCGGCGACGGCCTCAACTGGATTATCGATCCGATCGACGGCACGGGCAATTTCGCGTCGGGCAAACCGCCCTTCGGCATCATGATCGCGCTGGCCGACAATGGCGCCACTCTGGCCGGCTGGATCCTCGATCCGCTGACCGGGCGGTTGTGCCATGCGACCCTGGGCGGCGGCAGCCATGTCGACGGCGAACGGATCATGGCGAAGGAAAGTAGCGGCGACCTGCCGATCGCTGCCATTTCCACCATCTTCATGGAGGCGGAGGAACGGGCCGAAATGGAGCGCAAGTCGCAGGCCATTTTCACCATGGTGGACATTCCCCGCTGCGCCGCCGAGCAATATCCCCGGCTGGTGCTGGGCCAGAATGACGTGTCGATCTTCGCGCGCGTGCTGCCCTGGGACCATGCGGCCGGCACCCTGTTCGTCAATGAGGCAGGGGGCTGCTGCCAGCGGCTCGACGGCAGCGCCTATCGGGTCGGTGAACAGCGTCGGGGCCTGATGGGCGCATCCTCGCCGCGCCTGTGGGATCTGGCGGCCAAGACCTATTACGCCTGA
- a CDS encoding glutathione S-transferase family protein, translated as MLTIWGRLNSHNVKKVAWFAQEIDLPFVRHDVGMEHGMSDAYLAMNPNRLIPTIEDGDVILWESNAILRYLAHRYAPEEIYPADPAPRAQGDKWMDWQFSFADAQRDAFIQLVRRQDGQRNLQVIEKSAQASGAAMAILDRALADQEWLSGVNFGVADVPMGVYAHTYFTLDMARPNLPHLRAWYDRLRERPAYAELVMIPLS; from the coding sequence ATGCTGACGATCTGGGGCCGCCTCAATTCGCATAATGTGAAGAAGGTCGCCTGGTTCGCGCAGGAAATCGACCTGCCCTTCGTCCGCCATGATGTCGGCATGGAACATGGCATGTCCGACGCCTATCTGGCGATGAACCCCAACCGGCTGATCCCGACGATCGAAGATGGCGATGTCATACTGTGGGAGTCGAACGCGATCCTGCGCTATCTCGCCCATCGCTATGCGCCGGAGGAGATCTATCCTGCCGACCCGGCGCCGCGGGCGCAGGGCGACAAATGGATGGACTGGCAATTCAGCTTTGCTGACGCCCAGCGCGACGCCTTCATCCAGTTGGTGCGACGCCAAGATGGACAGCGAAATTTACAGGTCATCGAGAAGTCGGCGCAGGCGTCCGGCGCGGCGATGGCGATCCTCGACCGGGCGCTGGCGGATCAAGAATGGCTTTCGGGTGTCAATTTCGGTGTCGCAGATGTGCCGATGGGCGTCTACGCCCATACCTATTTCACGCTCGACATGGCGCGGCCCAACCTGCCGCATCTGCGCGCCTGGTATGACCGGCTGCGCGAGAGGCCGGCCTATGCCGAACTGGTGATGATCCCGCTCAGCTAA
- a CDS encoding glycine zipper 2TM domain-containing protein: MRKFAMVLALAVIAAPIAATAQPPGHGQNKPSHNNGNGPGNRPPGHNSGPGPGASHGKPSHNNGRPPAPGRPSHSASHGGKYYPDQHYRPGSSRDRYRIDRNTRVYRGGNGRYYCRRNDGSTGLIVGAAVGGLLGNALGDGDSGVLSTILGAGVGGALGREIDRGNVYCE, encoded by the coding sequence ATGAGGAAATTTGCGATGGTATTAGCCTTGGCTGTGATCGCGGCCCCGATTGCGGCAACGGCCCAGCCGCCCGGCCATGGGCAGAACAAGCCTTCGCATAATAATGGCAACGGTCCAGGCAACCGACCGCCGGGCCATAATAGCGGGCCGGGCCCTGGAGCATCCCACGGCAAGCCGTCCCATAATAATGGACGCCCGCCGGCACCGGGGAGGCCGTCCCATTCCGCCTCTCACGGCGGCAAATATTATCCTGATCAGCATTATCGCCCCGGTTCGTCGCGGGATCGTTATCGGATTGACCGGAACACGCGCGTCTATCGTGGCGGTAATGGGCGCTATTATTGCCGCCGCAACGATGGCTCGACCGGTCTGATTGTTGGCGCGGCTGTGGGCGGTCTTCTGGGCAATGCGCTGGGTGACGGCGATTCTGGCGTGCTGAGCACGATCCTGGGCGCGGGCGTCGGCGGCGCGCTGGGCCGCGAGATCGATCGCGGCAACGTCTATTGCGAATGA
- a CDS encoding ArnT family glycosyltransferase, with translation MRLPLAALLVSALIGWFLIAAIAAPFDHDESQYVAGAYFSGHAVMFRDFLYLQPPLHAWGLAPLSLIASGHMVLAMRLATAVMALATLALIWAAQRAAGISRSSATLAMLLMAATAAFQFSGSVVRNDMLATLLASAAMLLTLLGLRHRSDRHWLGAGILYGLAIATKLNFAPLGATVGLFVIASGGRHAIRAALFLALGALLGMAPMAIAWISGRDSFLYGVLIYGMTAPHAWYAANGAAQELATTEKLRDLLKYLWKGPALVALLLLIANWIATRGRMRSSGRRLAIWMTAGALIGAALPTPTQLQYLMPLLPPLALALGYLLDDARHWRPLRRKAMLALLCLATIPGLIPSIRDLVTAARTGSPLLAAQANAHWLGRTVRAAGAADILTLSPHLAIDSGLALDLRLATGPFVYRTGWTLRPEQARRLHALTPATLPDLDRAMPVAILTGYENGTRKLPLRPDDGLDNYARRHGYRMVPMPDGVGRLYLRD, from the coding sequence TTGCGCCTGCCTCTGGCGGCGCTGCTGGTCAGCGCATTGATCGGCTGGTTCCTGATCGCCGCGATTGCGGCGCCCTTCGATCATGACGAAAGCCAATATGTCGCCGGTGCCTATTTCAGCGGGCATGCGGTCATGTTTCGCGATTTTCTCTATCTTCAGCCGCCGCTGCACGCCTGGGGGCTGGCACCGCTGAGCCTGATCGCATCGGGCCATATGGTACTGGCGATGCGCCTTGCCACCGCCGTCATGGCGCTCGCGACGCTTGCGCTCATCTGGGCGGCCCAGCGTGCGGCAGGCATATCGCGCTCCAGCGCTACCCTGGCCATGCTACTGATGGCGGCAACAGCCGCGTTCCAGTTCAGCGGCTCCGTGGTCCGCAACGATATGCTGGCGACCCTGCTGGCCTCCGCCGCAATGCTGCTGACCTTGCTTGGCCTGCGTCATCGCTCGGACCGCCACTGGCTTGGAGCCGGGATCCTCTACGGCCTTGCCATCGCGACAAAGCTCAATTTCGCCCCGCTCGGCGCGACCGTCGGCCTGTTCGTCATCGCCAGCGGCGGCCGGCACGCTATTCGCGCCGCCCTGTTCCTGGCACTCGGCGCGCTGCTGGGCATGGCGCCCATGGCCATCGCCTGGATATCAGGGCGCGACAGCTTTCTGTACGGCGTCCTGATCTATGGCATGACCGCGCCCCACGCCTGGTATGCCGCCAACGGCGCAGCGCAGGAACTGGCGACGACGGAAAAGCTGCGCGACCTTCTCAAATATCTCTGGAAGGGCCCAGCGCTCGTCGCCTTGCTGCTGCTCATCGCCAACTGGATCGCGACCCGTGGCCGCATGCGCTCATCCGGGCGCCGGCTGGCGATATGGATGACCGCCGGCGCCCTGATCGGCGCCGCGCTGCCGACCCCGACGCAATTGCAATATCTGATGCCGTTGCTGCCGCCGCTTGCCCTCGCCCTCGGCTATCTGCTCGACGACGCCCGTCACTGGCGGCCGCTGCGGCGAAAGGCCATGCTGGCGCTGCTCTGCCTGGCAACGATCCCCGGTCTCATTCCCTCGATCCGGGATCTGGTGACGGCCGCCCGTACCGGATCGCCGCTGCTCGCCGCGCAGGCCAATGCCCATTGGCTGGGCAGGACGGTGCGCGCTGCGGGCGCCGCCGATATCCTCACCCTCTCGCCGCATCTCGCGATCGACAGCGGCCTGGCGCTCGATCTGCGCCTGGCAACCGGCCCGTTCGTCTATCGCACCGGCTGGACGCTCCGCCCCGAGCAGGCCCGCCGGCTCCATGCGCTGACGCCTGCCACCCTGCCGGACCTGGATCGCGCCATGCCGGTAGCGATCCTTACCGGCTATGAAAATGGCACGCGCAAATTGCCGCTGCGCCCTGACGACGGTCTGGACAATTACGCCCGCCGCCATGGCTATCGCATGGTCCCGATGCCCGATGGCGTCGGGCGCCTCTATCTGCGGGACTAG
- the trxA gene encoding thioredoxin TrxA codes for MDQLKEFAVMATKAVTDVSFKQDVIDADKPVLVDFWAEWCGPCKMIGPALEEISEELADKVTIAKINIDENPDAPGQYGVRGIPTMILFKNGEVAATKVGAAPKSALKGWIESVL; via the coding sequence ATCGACCAACTTAAGGAGTTTGCAGTTATGGCCACCAAGGCAGTTACCGATGTCAGCTTCAAGCAGGACGTGATCGACGCCGACAAGCCCGTGCTTGTCGACTTCTGGGCCGAATGGTGCGGCCCGTGCAAGATGATCGGCCCGGCTCTGGAAGAGATTAGCGAGGAACTGGCCGACAAGGTCACGATCGCCAAGATCAACATCGACGAAAATCCCGATGCGCCGGGCCAGTATGGCGTGCGCGGCATCCCGACGATGATCCTGTTCAAGAATGGCGAAGTCGCCGCGACCAAGGTCGGCGCCGCGCCCAAGAGCGCGCTCAAGGGCTGGATCGAAAGCGTCCTCTAA